The proteins below come from a single Eucalyptus grandis isolate ANBG69807.140 chromosome 3, ASM1654582v1, whole genome shotgun sequence genomic window:
- the LOC108959547 gene encoding TMV resistance protein N-like yields the protein MASSLKLERIYHVFLSFRGEDVRNSFLNHLYTTLDHNGFYTYVDSKELRKGEQIAPTLMKAIEESHIAIIIFSKNYASSRWCLEEVAKIMDCKEERDLTVFPLFYKVDPGEVRTPRERYKKAMVEHESKLGKDSKALKRWEKALSDASNLSGWHLKDGDESELLQRIVSEISTHLNQTLLHVATHPLHALVGEGKWFHNGSRIIITTRDSHLLTYLGIDQDHVYEVSELDDSDARELFSKHAFSTHHNFKIRTNLVDSVLNHAKGLPLALEVLGSFLRGRREYEWESALDDISTAPKKGINDVLKISYDGLEPKVKEIFLHIACFFKGWDSEYVKKVLDSCDLKAVIGLQILMERSLIRIESGNIQMHDLIQLMGMDIVIQESDDLGRRSRLWLYDGIVDVLSSNMGNCVVKAIVLQSPEPAEICIGQML from the exons ATGGCTTCTTCATTGAAACTTGAAAGAATTTACcatgtgttcttgagttttagaggtgAGGACGTCCGAAATAGCTTTCTCAATCATCTCTACACAACTCTTGACCACAATGGATTCTACACTTATGTTGATAGCAAGGAGCTTAGGAAAGGAGAGCAAATAGCGCCAACACTTATGAAGGCAATCGAGGAATCGCATATTgcaatcatcattttctccaaGAATTACGCTTCCTCACGGTGGTGTTTGGAAGAGGTGGCAAAAATCATGGACTGCAAGGAAGAAAGAGATCTCACAGTCTTTCCCTTGTTCTATAAAGTGGATCCTGGAgaagtaagaacacctagagagAGGTACAAAAAAGCTATGGTTGAGCATGAGTCCAAGTTAGGGAAGGATTCAAAGGCATTGAAGAGATGGGAGAAAGCTCTTTCCGATGCTAGTAACTTGTCCGGTTGGCATTTGAAAGATGG AGATGAGTCAGAGCTTCTACAAAGAATTGTGTCAGAAATCTCCACTCATCTAAACCAGACACTTTTGCATGTTGCTACGCATCCG TTACATGCTTTAGTAGGAGAAGGCAAGTGGTTTCACAATGGGAGTAGGATCATTATTACTACAAGAGACAGCCATTTGCTAACTTATCTCGGGATAGATCAAGATCATGTGTATGAAGTTAGTGAGTTGGATGACAGTGATGCTCGTGAGCTATTTAGTAAGCATGCTTTTTCGACACACCACAACTTTAAAATCAGGACAAATCTAGTGGATAGTGTTCTAAATCATGCTAAAGGCCTTCCTTTAGCACTCGAGGTGCTAGGTTCTTTCTTACGTGGTAGAAGAGAATATGAATGGGAAAGTGCACTGGATGATATTTCTACAGCTCCCAAGAAAGGCATCAATGATGTGCTTAAAATAAGTTACGATGGACTAGAGCCAAAAGTTAAAGAGATCTTTCTCCacattgcttgcttctttaaGGGGTGGGATAGTGAGTATGTAAAGAAAGTTCTTGACAGTTGCGATCTTAAAGCAGTAATAGGATTACAGATTCTCATGGAGAGGTCTTTGATAAGAATTGAGTCCGGGAACAtacaaatgcatgacttgattcaattgATGGGTATGGATATTGTGATCCAAGAAAGCGATGATCTTGGGAGACGCAGTAGACTATGGCTGTATGATGGCATTGTCGATGTTTTGTCAAGCAACATG GGAAATTGTGTTGTAAAAGCCATAGTGTTGCAGTCACCTGAGCCGGCAGAGATATGTATTGGTCAGATGCTTTGA